TTAATATTTTGTGATTTTAAATTAATACCCATGCGTGCAGTATATCCTAAGTTCGACCTAATTGCTAACTAAATTCATTTTAAAAAGGATAAAAGCTTTGAAACGAGCATAAGTGCAAGCACTACAAAACAAACACTAAACCCAAGTAGCGTGCAATCAGCCATCGACATAAATTTAGATGAAGGCACAAGATACCAGCCGTCCGCATAAAGATCAACTATGCTCTTTTGCAAATCACTTAGCACCACGCCATCAGGCACCATAGGGCTGTCATATCCGCAGTCTCCTGTTGGCATAAACCAGTCAGGCGCCCACTTCTCAAGCGGCAAACCAAATGGATAGTGTGGCTCAGTCGAGCAACCCTGCACACCAAAAGGATCATCACCATGAACTGCATCGTGAATTTTAGCTAGCTTTACACTATACATTATGCCCTGTACCGCTCCCCAAAAGGCGAAGACATAGCCAATTAGAGCAAATAGTAAATTTTTAGGATTTATCATAGCGATCACGCCGCCAAGCGCCATACATAAAAATGCAAAACGTATATAGACGCACTGCTCGCAAGGAGGCATATAAGCGTAGTTTTGAAAGAGCGAGTGCGCAATAACGACAAGTGCAACGCTTACAAAGACTAAGATCGCCCAAGAGATGCGTGAGTCTTGAAATTTAGCCATTTTTTTAAAAAAGCTCATGTGACGCCTTATTTTTTAAGAAGCTCTTCGATGAGTGCTGCCATGCCGTCAAGCGAGCTAATTGATTTTGTCATGATGAGATATTTGCCATTTACGACAAATGCTGGCACGCCTTGAATTTTAGCCACGTCATAGCTCTCATCCCACTTTTTAAGTAGCTCAGTCACTTTTGGATTAGCTAGCTCTTTTTCATAATCAGCCTTACTAACGCCAGCAGCCTCAAGTCCAGTCTTTAAAAAACCCTCAGCGTCTTTGCCATCGCTCCAGCGCTCTTTTTTGTCGTGATAAGCCTTATAGTAGGCAAATTTAGCCTTTTTAAATAGCGAATTTTCATCAAACAAGCTCACTCCCTTTGCCTCGTCCATAACGATAAGCACGGCAAAAACCTTGCTCGCAACCTCGCCATAATCGCCCTTTGTCTTTAGGTGAAATGGTTCGTATTTTAGTCCAGGAATTTTCTCAACTACCTTTGGAGTGACGCTCTTGTCGTACTTGTAGCAAAATGGGCAAGCGTAGCTAAAAATTTTAACTAGCGTATTTTGTCCCGCGCTTAGTGGCTTTTCAAGCTTGACATAGTCCTCACCCTCGCTAAATGCACTAGCACTGATCGCTCCAGCAACTGCAACGGCAAAGATAGCCTTACTAAATTTAGATAGAAAACTCATGATAATCTCCTTTAGATGATTTATTTTGAGTTATTCTACAACCAAGCTCAACCGCAAATTTAACGCTAGAATAAATTTTGGCTGAAATTTTCAAGATATCGCATTGATTAAAAATTTAATTTTTACTAGAACTTATCTCATTTATTGCTGATAATGCGTTTAAAGCACTTGGATAGCCTATAAATGGTATAAGAGTTGTAACAACGCTTATTAGCTTAGCTCTATCGTTACCGATACCAAAATTTGCGGCAATGTGTCCTAAAAGCTGTGGCTTTGCAAAGCCAAGAGTCGTGATATAGACAAATGTCAAAAGCTCCCTAAGCTCTAAACTAAGCCCATCTCTTGCATAAAAATCGCCAAAGCAGTTTTGCGATAAAAACTCCATTATATGTTTTTGATCATTTGGCATTGATGCGATAAATTTATCAACCGCTGGGAAAAGTTTTCTTTGTATCTCAAGGCCTCGCTCACCTCTGCCCTCTCTTGATTTTTTAGGCATATTTTCGAGCTCTATATAGCGCTCATTAAAAATTTCATCAGCTAAAAATATACAATCTTCTACCTTGCCAAGCCCAGCATAAGGCACTGCTTGATATAAAATTTCTCTTATCTCTTTTGCTGATATGCCTACATTTAAAGCAGCTCTAACGAAGCTTTTAAATGAGCTTTTTGCGCCTCCACTCACGCAAAGAGAGGCGACGATAACCAAAAGCCTTGTTTGTTCGTCGATGTTTATCTTATCGCCGATATCACCTAAAAAATTTAAATAATCCTCTAAAAAGCTAGCATTGCTCTCTTCAAGCTCACTTTTTGAGTCAAACCAATTTTCATAAATTTTCTTTGCATTGTAAGTTAGTGTCATAAGTTTTGCTCCATTGTTTGGGGCTGATTATAAGTGCTAAAGCGTAAATGCTAGCTTAAGACCCAAAAAAGGCAAAAATTTTTAATATAAATTTAGATTTTAAGCCATTATAAAGTTTATCGTGATTTTTATGTTATAAGGTTTTATTACAATTACTAAGGACGCAATATTTTTTTATTACTCCTTTTAACTATTTTAAGCCTTGGGCATTCCAAGGCTTTTTCTAAATTTTATAAGCTTTATGAGTAGAGTTTATAAAATTTATCCAAAGGAGATGTTATGAAAAAGACTTTGAGTTGTGTTGCGCTAGCTTCTGTGCTTTGCTCAAGCGCTTTTGCAATAGGCGGCCCAAGCGGGGCTAAACTAGACTACGCTATAACTGGGCAAATCGGCGAAGTAGTAGTAAATCCTTACGACACTGCCCCACTTACCGCAGTTATCAAAAATGGTGGCTACACACTAAGCAACGCCAAAGTAACCATCGTGCCAAAACAAGGCGGTCAAGTAATAAGCTATAAAGTGGCTGACAAGCATCTTCGCACACATGGCGGCATCCCAGTTTTTGGCATGTATCCTGACTATCAAACACCGTTGAAGTCGAGTACGACAAGAGCTACAAGGGCAAGACTGAGCATATAAAAGAGAGCTATAAAATTTACGCTCCAGCTATCTACCTAGAGAGTGCTGGCACGCCAAATCAAAAGGGCGCGCTATTTGACAAGATCGAGGTTACTAAGCCTGCGAGTGCTAAATTTGCAAACCGCCTCTACTACGTAAATAACTTCGTAAATAAAACAGGCAAGGGCACAAAAGTAGTTTGGAACAACCCAGCTGGCGGTGCGATCGAATGGAACTACAGCCCAAATAACTTCATCCTTGATACAAAAGGCGAGGTTAGATGGTACCTTGAGCCAAGCAAAATTTACGATCTAAAACAGCCATTTCACGCTGGCGTTATGATGGGCTTTAAGCAAAATGACGACGGCGCTATGACTTGGGGATATGGTCAAAGATACGCAAAATACGACATCATGGGTAGAGAAATTTTTAACCGCGAGCTACCAGCTAGCTACAACGACTTCTCTCACTCAATGGACGTAGCACAAAATGGACACTACTTCTTGCGCGTGGCAAATGCTGACTACAAAAGAGCTGACGGTAAAAACGTAAGAACAGTACGCGACGTGATCGTTGAGCTTGACAGAGATGGCAACGTAGTTGATGACTTTAGACTATATGAAATCCTAGATCCTTACCGCGATATCGTGCTAAAAACGCTTGATCAAGGCGCAGTTTGCTTAAATATTGATGCTAAAAAAGCAGGCCACACTGCAAGCTCTGATGAGCTTCAGTCTATGGATACTCACGATAAGTGGGGCGATATCGTTGGCGCAGGCCCCGGACGTAACTGGGCTCACGTAAATAGCGTAGACTACGACCCAAGTGACGATAGCATCATAATCTCAAGTCGCCACCAAGATGCAGTCATTAAAATCGGCCGTGATAAACAAGTAAAATGGATCATGGGTGCTCATAAAGGCTGGAGTGATAAATTTAAAGATAAACTCCTTCAACCAGTCGACGCCAAAGGCAGTAAAATCGTCTGCGAAGATGAGTACTCAAAATGCCCAGGATACGAGAGTGACAAAGGTGGCTTTGACTGGCAATGGACGCAACACACTGCATTTAGGATAGATAGCAAGTCTAAAAAAGGCGAAATTTATCTAAGCGTCTTTGACAACGGTGACACAAGGGGCATGGAGCAACCAGCCATCGCTGGCATGAAGTACTCTCGTGCCGTTGTTTATAAAATAGATGAAAGTAAAAAGACAGTCGAGCAAGTCTGGGAATACGGTAAAGAGCGTGGCAAAGAGTGGTATAGCTCGGTTACTAGCCTTAC
This window of the Campylobacter concisus genome carries:
- a CDS encoding thiol:disulfide interchange protein encodes the protein MSFLSKFSKAIFAVAVAGAISASAFSEGEDYVKLEKPLSAGQNTLVKIFSYACPFCYKYDKSVTPKVVEKIPGLKYEPFHLKTKGDYGEVASKVFAVLIVMDEAKGVSLFDENSLFKKAKFAYYKAYHDKKERWSDGKDAEGFLKTGLEAAGVSKADYEKELANPKVTELLKKWDESYDVAKIQGVPAFVVNGKYLIMTKSISSLDGMAALIEELLKK
- a CDS encoding carboxymuconolactone decarboxylase; this encodes MTLTYNAKKIYENWFDSKSELEESNASFLEDYLNFLGDIGDKINIDEQTRLLVIVASLCVSGGAKSSFKSFVRAALNVGISAKEIREILYQAVPYAGLGKVEDCIFLADEIFNERYIELENMPKKSREGRGERGLEIQRKLFPAVDKFIASMPNDQKHIMEFLSQNCFGDFYARDGLSLELRELLTFVYITTLGFAKPQLLGHIAANFGIGNDRAKLISVVTTLIPFIGYPSALNALSAINEISSSKN
- a CDS encoding disulfide oxidoreductase; this translates as MSFFKKMAKFQDSRISWAILVFVSVALVVIAHSLFQNYAYMPPCEQCVYIRFAFLCMALGGVIAMINPKNLLFALIGYVFAFWGAVQGIMYSVKLAKIHDAVHGDDPFGVQGCSTEPHYPFGLPLEKWAPDWFMPTGDCGYDSPMVPDGVVLSDLQKSIVDLYADGWYLVPSSKFMSMADCTLLGFSVCFVVLALMLVSKLLSFLK